The DNA segment GCTCGCAGCGGTCGTCTCGCCGGCAGACCATCTTGCCGTCGTAGCGCTGCTCCTTGTGGTATGGCAACAGCAGGAGCCCGGCGCGGACTTCCTCCAAGCGGCGGTGGATGTTCTTCGCGTTCTTCATGGCGGCGCCGCGGTCGCCGACGTCGAACTGGCGGATGGCGAGGCCGGTGACGGAGGTGAACACGTCGACGGCCCAGTTCACCTGCGTGGCGTCGTCGATGCGGCGGTCAATGTGCTTGTCGCTGTCCTGGACCCGCTGGTGGTAGCGCTTCGGGCCGACGTGGTTGCGGCTGGCGTCGAACAGGTGGAGGACGTGGATGGTGGGCTGCGCGCGGGGCGTCGTCGCCAGGAGCTCGAGGAGGCTGAGCAtcgccggcgcgccgcgcgcgccgtgcACGCAGGCGAGCATGCGCAGCTCCTTGTCCGGCGCCATGTGTTCGAGCGCCTGGTCGCTGCACGCGtacgcctccttctccttccggAACAGCACGGCGAACACCGGCCCGGCGACGACGGTGCTTATGATGCTGCCGACGACCATCGCCATGAGCGCCTGCTCCGCCCATATCTGCACGCGCGGCCAAATTAGTGGCGCCATTGTGGTGGCTAAGCTAGACGTCGGGTGCAAACACGTTACCCCTTCCGAGCTAGCGAAGCTCATGTCGATCATGTTGACGTGGCCCTTGATGTTGAGCAGGACGCCGAGGCGGATGGCGTCGGCGAGCGGCATCTTGAGGTAcctggcggcggccatggtgccAGCGCACTTGCCGAAGAGGCCGAGCAGCGTGAGGAGGACGGCGGGCACGACGATGGCGCCGGACATGGCGCCGAAGTTGATCCTCATGCCCATGGCGCCGAAGTAGAAGGGCAGCGCCAGGGCGTGGAGCGGGTAGGCGATGGCGTCCATGACGCTCCTCGCCACGGGCCCTTCCCTCGGGAACGCCAGCCCCAGCAGGAGGCTCGCCGGCACCCCGTCGAACCCGGCGTGCTCCGGGAAGTTGCCGACgaaggagacggcgacgagcagcagcaccagctcCCAGTTCCCGATGCGGTGGCGCCCGGCGTTGCGCCGGTTCATGtacgccgccaccggccggaGCAGCGCCATGGTGACGCCCACCTTGAGCAGCGCGAGCACGCCCATCCCCAGCCGCTCCGACGCGCTGTACCCCGGCGTCCTGCTCGACGCCAGCTTCATGCACGAGAACACCCCCTCCCCGACGATGCAGATGATGTTGGTGGCGATCGCAGTGGAGACGgcgagccggccgccgcccgtggCTGTGAGGTCGAGCTCGGCGGCCATCCTGGAGACGTCGACGGAGGCGGTGTTGGCCAGCGTGAGCATGAGCACGGCGGAGAGCAGCTCGGGGGACCTGACCGGGGTGTGCATCATGCTGCCGTAGATGCCGCCGGAGACgaaggcggcgaggagcaggCAGGTGGCGACGCTGGCGTACGTGACGACGGTGCAGCGGTGCGCGTCGTTCCAgagcgcggcgaggtcggcgtcgAGGCCGACGTAGAACATGTAGAAGATGCGGGCCTCGGAGACGTACCACCCGTAGGTGTCCTCCACGTTCTGGACCTCGACGTGGACGACCATGTCGTGCAGGCCCAGGCTGCCGACGGCGACACCGGCGACGATCTGGGAGATGGCGCTGGGCTGGTTGTGGCGCCGGAGGGAGAGGTGGATGAACTTGCCGAGCACGATGACGGCGGCGCCCTGGATGACGATGAGGAAGAGCGTGTCCAGGGACACGTTCTGCACGGCGCAATTCATGGCCGATCCACCCATGCCAGCCggctcgccggctcgccggccgAATGCCAACGGCTGGCGAacgtgcggcggaggagacggTGGCCCTGCAGCTGCAGCCTCCAACGCGGCGGGATGTGCGGTGTTGAGGAGGGTGGAGATCTCCTCTCTCTGGTCggtcgttcgttcgttcgtttgGGTGGTGATTAGTTGTTCCACACTTCCAGCACCATGTTGGAGAAAGGTGGTTGTCAACCCAGGTTTATgttatgttttgttttgttgatgATTCATAGTAATCACCGTTGTACATAAACAAATGTAACCTCCCTCTGACCTGTGCTAAATCATCGTATGGCTTACAACATGCGTGTCTTTTTCTATTTAAGAGAACCCACTCTATTACTGTCCTAAGAACAAGATCAATAGTATCGCCTAGCTTTAAATATCGTCGACATCATTTGTAGTAAACTTAACTTACAATCTTTTTTTCAAGTAAAATGCatcagcggtccttaaacttgtcaggaggtttcacttaggccCACGAACTTGTAAAGTGCACATcgaggtctctaaacttggtttattgtatcatcccggtccaaagccgtgtttgaccgtggtcttgcctacgtggcatgccacgtggacgatgacatggaattatttttctcttctccccttttttttggACCCACTGTGGCCACAaaacctcctctcctcttctctctctctgccgctcgtctcctcctcgctgactcggccgccgccgcctcttcgcgCCACGCCGTGCCACCGTAGCTGCTGACGATAagctggccatggcggcgacggcggatccGCGGGCGAAGCCGCCCGCTGCGACGTCGACGCACCACCTCGAGCCGTGGgggcagccgtcgccgccgccgccgccgccgccgccgccgccgccaactccctTCGATGGTGGGATCGAGGAGCTTTGGGTAAAGCTCATGGGTCACCTACGAGATGCCGCCGACCGTCTCCACGTGCCCTAGCCTAGcccccaccctcgccgccgccgacaacaaTGAAGCCCGAGAGCCTACCTGCAGAGATGGACTCCGAGCCTGAGCTCAAGGCCCCACCTCCGTCTCCACTTCTCGCCCTGCCACAGCTGCAAGCGAACGGTGCAGCGAGGCCGTGGAACCCGCTACAGCGGACACGGTGGCGCCCAGCCGCCTCCATGTTGTGGGCGGCGGCAGTGCCCATGCCGTCCTCGTCCCGACGCCAGAAAGCGTGCCGTTCTTGGTGGCGCCCACCCCGGAGGAGATTGAGGAGGACATCTATGCGCCGTcgtccccctccctcccgtcagcgccgccatcctcctccccaagtcgccgccgtcccctcccTCCCGTCAGTGCCACTGTCCTCCCTCCTGTCGCGCGCTTGCCTTCGGCACGGCGGCTCGGCGAGTGGAGCGGAGGCTGATGGAAAAGGAGATGGAGGCGCGACTGTGGAGCTCATGGTGCAGCGGCCGCcggagagaaaaacaaaaggaagaagggagaaaaaaaaagagaagaagggagaaaaaaataaaaaaaattccatgtcatcgtccacgtgacGTGCCACGTAGGTAAGACCACGGTCAAATGAGACTTTgaaccgggatgatacaataaatcAAGTTTAGGGACCTTGATGTACGTTTTACAAACTCGTGGATACAAAGGCTAGAAGGTTTCTAGTAGCTTCTAGACAAatagaagaagagggagagtaAAGATCGACAAGGAACCAAGGCGGGTTctaggtcgccgccgccgcccagaaGCCTCTCAGCCGGTTCTGTCCGTTCTCTGTTCGATCCCCTCTCTAGTGCTGCTCCTGATGCTTGTATAGTGCTCCTGATTTGTTTGcttggaccttttttttttttagagtggTTGACAGTTCACAGGCAGCCCATTGGGTTCCTAACAATATAGCAGTCATCACTAGGATGAGCAGGCCCAGAACCAATAATGCCAGCATCGCACCCTTGTTTCCGTCGACGAGAAGAAGGGAAAACAGGCACTTGGACAATCCGGCCGAGAAGCAAAACGCCTTAAACGCGATGCCGTGCCTGGAATAGATGCATCACAGTTCTGGATTAGCCTACAGGCGAATAGCCGTCGCAATCATctggacgtcgtcgtcgtccagccCCGA comes from the Oryza glaberrima chromosome 9, OglaRS2, whole genome shotgun sequence genome and includes:
- the LOC127784254 gene encoding cation/H(+) antiporter 2-like, which encodes MGGSAMNCAVQNVSLDTLFLIVIQGAAVIVLGKFIHLSLRRHNQPSAISQIVAGVAVGSLGLHDMVVHVEVQNVEDTYGWYVSEARIFYMFYVGLDADLAALWNDAHRCTVVTYASVATCLLLAAFVSGGIYGSMMHTPVRSPELLSAVLMLTLANTASVDVSRMAAELDLTATGGGRLAVSTAIATNIICIVGEGVFSCMKLASSRTPGYSASERLGMGVLALLKVGVTMALLRPVAAYMNRRNAGRHRIGNWELVLLLVAVSFVGNFPEHAGFDGVPASLLLGLAFPREGPVARSVMDAIAYPLHALALPFYFGAMGMRINFGAMSGAIVVPAVLLTLLGLFGKCAGTMAAARYLKMPLADAIRLGVLLNIKGHVNMIDMSFASSEGIWAEQALMAMVVGSIISTVVAGPVFAVLFRKEKEAYACSDQALEHMAPDKELRMLACVHGARGAPAMLSLLELLATTPRAQPTIHVLHLFDASRNHVGPKRYHQRVQDSDKHIDRRIDDATQVNWAVDVFTSVTGLAIRQFDVGDRGAAMKNAKNIHRRLEEVRAGLLLLPYHKEQRYDGKMVCRRDDRCELNRKVLELAPCTVGVFADRPFWRGGASFRLPTKISTSEETTAARNQGDQKAGTQIAAVFLGGPDDREAVAFACRLAKNDGAIRLTVIRLVLGVATNDDHRIPTTSAANHIGIYDDDDEDGGEEEVLSVVVQDDDPDERCVSELRREYVAKERAEYVERAVSGAVDVAAALRATAGAFALVVVGRGGRQPPELVVGLEGWVQMIECPEVGPVGEMLASEESLEMGSVLVVQQRTAPPPPFHLNIPPAI